The genomic region CTGTTGCACTGACCAGTTTTATTAGTCAGCAGGAAGCAATCATAATGTCTGTGCATTTCAGTCATATTCgggagtttttttccccattcacttagtttttttcatttttgctaagTTATTATACACAAACCTACCCACTACTAGGTGTATAACTTCAGTTGAAGTGCTGTATCTTACTAAAGTCTGGAGGGAGAGTAACCAACAACATTCTTctgctttaaatgtattatatacaaGTTTCAGTAATTTGAACATACTTCTTATTTGAAGCATTGTATGTATGATTTTTAATATTGCTTGTGATTGTACATAAGACCCTGGGATAACGTTTCAGGGATGTGGACCACACCAGAGATTCGGGTGGGCTGGACTTAGAGGTAAACCATACCTCAGGTGGGGATTTGGGTGTGAtaggatttttttgtttattggttTGTTTAAATGTTCCACTCTATTTATTGTATAAATCCAGTGCATGAGACTCCTGTAAAGCCATTCTGTAACAGTGCTAAAAGTCATGATAGCCTAGATACACCTAAAAACAAGGCAGGCAGTTGTTTTTCAGCATAGCGATATTGGAGTAGAGGTTACCGACGTGATATGAATGTTGCTGAACTCATGTGTTTTTCTGTTGAACACATGTTGTGTGCTTAGGCGCCTACAAAACTTCCCTTTTAGCTGCCAGCTCGGCTTCTGGGGCAGGGGCTGTAACACTATTAACCATTTAGGGTGCATTTCTCATTGGATAAAAAACCAAACAACCATAGGTTTATTTAATTACTGTATTCTGACCTCACCTTATAAGGTAAGGCTTTACTGATATAGAAAGAGAGGTCCCTATCTGTACCTtagaataattaaataaaccctggAGATTCTAAATTGTGATTTATATGGAAGGAGCACATCTGCCTCAAACCTGTGTGATGAACTGGTTATGTATAAGCATGCAAAACTCTCCCTTTTATTATACAaaggaacaaaatgctaaataaacttCACGTTATTGGTCAACTCTTGTTTAAGCCACAGTTTTCATAAGTTTGCGCAAATCATATGAGCAGATGTCTTGGCATTGGCTTCACTGGCTGATGTTGCATTATTCCTCTTTTCGTCTTTGACCTGATATGTCTTAAGCTATTTTTTGTATTGCCCATATGAATGTGTAATCCTTTGGCAGTTGCAGTAACATTTTGCAATTTGAATTAAGCCAACCGCATCAGACATTCTTGCAATATATCTTATTTATAGAAATCAAACTCgacaaaacattttaattcttatttcACTATTTACCTGGATATTTAGTGCAACATCTGTGTTGTTTAACCAGAGCCAGAAATGTAATTCTTTCCTTATGTTTCTGATGAACATCTGTGAATCTATTATCATTGATAATGTAAAATGATATTCTACTTTTACTTTGCCCAACACAAGGAATAACTCATTGGCATATTTCATGTTGGGCACAATAACCATTCATTTGAGATACGTGACCAAATATAAGGGATTATCTTTTCCACTCCCTATAAATTTACTTCAACTAACTTCATTTCTTGCTATAGCAACACCCATGAATCCACTGGGGGTGGGGGATTTAGCTGCCACTTGTTAATTACTTACAGGAGATTGTCAAATGTTTCATGGTTGTGAGGTTTGTTTGAGCAGTAAACGTTCACAttcctatttatttaattgttgttCTTACAACATTTTATCATAAATATCCAGTTTCGTTCCTTCAAATGTTCCAGctgttcatttttgtgtaaattcTGAAccagttttttaaaatcaaaatagaATTTGCTAAGAGAATTCTTCTCCTTGAAGATGCACTTTTTTGTAAGTGCTTATTTTTGTGCTTGTGGAATTTTGCACAGTACCTTTGAAATGTCTTGCACCTCAGTACTGAGCAGCAGAAAAACGATGAACATATTTCACTGACATAAATAAGTGGATATTTGCTGAATGTTTGTTTTGCCTTCTTTTATCTACATTTCCAGCCTGATCTTTGACCTAAAGTCATCCCCATCCTCTACACATGGACAGAAGTGGCCAGTTTGCATGATTATTTCAGATAGTGTTGGCTAGAGGGATTACATATTTTAACCACAACTTAATTTGTACATAATTTTGTATTGTGAACGTTCTGTAACTGGGCATATTTTACTCAGATTTTGAATgtatctgatttgtttttttttattttttttgctttccttctCCAAACCATCCTTCAAAGTTTATTCTCTCAAGTGCCACACCTTGCTGCAGTGGTCAGCTGAAAACGTGAGAAATTTGTTCTATTAGGTTTTTGTTCCCAGTGTAATAATTTGAAATGAATGTTAGGCATGTTCTAAAGATGACTGGAATTTCTCTCTATTGGAGCTTCTGTAAATAGGCATACCATCCCAGGAAATTCTATTTCATGGCCAGAGGTGAAAAATTCTTTGTGTGTGGCCAAACCCTAAGCAATGCACAATCCATTTGCCCTACCCTTTTTAGAGCTGAATAAGAGTAGTTTTGACCATATGTCTTGCCAGCAATAAGTTTTTGAATATAGCAGTTTGTGCCCAATCATTTGATAATAGGTAAAGTTGGGAGACACTAAATTCattgcaaagaaaataatttgcagtTTAATTTAACTGTATATCTTTTGAGAAAGATATACTCTGATATACTCTGACTCCGTGTGGTGCTCAGTGCTATATACAAGAAGTTTTGGTTTCAATGCTATCCGGAGCAGCTTTGCATGTGTAGCACACTATTATCGGGGTGCTTCCTAGAGaccattttgttttgtaaaatactgtatagcTTTATTCTGACATGGACAAGTATCCCCTGTGTTAGTGTTTATAGACCTTCTGTCAGGAATGGGATGCTTTGAGTAGTTTGGGGCGTCTCATACTCAGAGAGGACAAGGGTGTGCAAGAGCTACTTGTATTTTTACTTGAGTTGTAGTTTGACCACATCTTGAAGCTCCACAGTTGTTCATCACTGATCTATCTGATTATGGAGGCAAACTTTATTCTGTTATTGTTCATTATTCCTGCTGACCATTTTTCCCCTCTGTTGTAGAATGTCCGCATAGATCCTACCAGTGGGTTTGCGTATGAGATGTGGAGAGACCTACCTGTTCCATTCTATATGTCGGTCTACATTTTTGAAGTTGTTAATCATAAGGAAATGCTATTGGGAGAGAAGCCACGATTAGAAGAACGTGGTCCTTATGTGTACAGGTAACACAAAATGTACTTTGCTTACTGATATAGGTGTGCCAGTGCCATAAACCATGGCACCGCAGCCAATTCTGTACCactactgaaataatcaagtttatcttcactattcctctctcagcatctttctcttcattctgtcttcatgcaacagttgggtatcagatgaatgattcaatataCCTAATATAAAAAGGTGCCCCTTTTacctagatgtattagagctcactctattaaaatcaccagacatcaagtctctctacatgcatactttgtgcaaaaggcagttattttgtttgtaatacatctgctaggaaaggtagcccccctataatatatattggatctaactgtcaatgaatatctgacacccagctcCTGCATGtagactgaatgaagagaaagatgctgagagaggaatagtgaacttgattatttcagaaacaatacagaatttttaaccaCTTCcaaatgtttggcacccccaagtaaatgtatttacttaccggaAACCCAcggcccggtgctcctatcagcagaaaactgcaccggcccagtaAGCACCACAGATcgcttctcttctggcttcttctttcttcccgtggctgcacatgcgcattagagtgaaaagggtttcaggtaagtaaatacattcacttggggtgcctaacatttgtcacgcccaagtggttaacgactttccttTTACTTTAAGGGCAAGGCACCAATTAAGGGTGCTGACAAACAGGGTATGAATACCTGCTTTAATTACTGAGCACCAAAGACTTTTGTTATCCTCTGATGCCTTTACTTATCAAAGTGTGTTAAACATCAGTTGGGAAAAGGGAGTTAGGAGCAGTCTGAAGGGCAGAGTGGTAGCATTTGAATATATGTAACATATTTCTCAATCCAAGCAAAAAAGCTGCTCTGAGCTTTAGAGAAATTGCAACACACTGATGACTGTTGTAAGTGATATGTTAAAAGTTGCTTGTATAATAACCAgaattgctttattattattattattatattgctaCAGCCAGACTTCCCTGTGGCAACCATGTCTCTGCTGGTCACCCAGAGAATCCATAATCTGCAGTAATCACACTGTCTTGCATTGAGGATGATCCTCTGCTTAAATGGACATATTGACCTTTGGATATTTCCTATACTCGcttaatctatatatctatacctACATTCATCAAAATTGTCTTTTGaagtttatttctaaatgtaattgcagttgaagTAGTATTTATCTCCTTTTGTTCTACCTATTTTCAAGAGTTGAAACCTGCAGTGCAAATAATAtaactaatatactgtataaggggaaattgcttagaattatctttTATGTCATTATTCAAAATAGAACAGTTTTTGGTGGAATTCCCCATTAAGCATTTGGGCCATATTTACTGACATAGCTGTAAAATGGCACCTGCTGTAGTTTTCAGAATGCTTAGAACTGGTGGAATTGTAGCTTAGAACCATCTGTGTTACTTTGCAGGGAGAACAAGCAAAAGCAAAACCTAACCTTTCATGAAAATGGAACCGTCTCATTTGTGGAGATTCGTACCTTCCATTTTGCTCCTGAGAAGTCTAACGGGAAAGAGGAGGATTATGTTATAGTGCCAAACATTCTGGTtttggtaagtttttttttttttttttttgtttgtaaatgggCCTATAATGAATGCATGTAGCATCTGTAACAATTTCATATTCATTCCCTAATTCTTTACGGAAACAAAGGGGCCAAATAAATGgtaaatggtaaataaaaatattgagtgagaagtggaagaaaattagCTTGAGAATGGGCCCGTGGTCTAAGATTTTATGGTGGTCCACTgccatcccagtccgacactggttggaGGGTATTTCTGTCCCCCATTTAATTTTGATAAGTTGAAGATGCAAAGGCTGTTGAAGCCACAGTTGCTTTAATGCAAATATGCAGGAAGGAATGCTTTGTGCAAAAAACACACCCTTAGGAAAGCAATAGAATACAAACAGTACTTTTTGTGTACGTTTTGTACTTTTTGTGTTTGCTCTTAAACTTTCCAAGAAGTGCTTACCCATTCCATTTAATATGTTGGCCTCATTCTATATTCAAGCTTCAATTGTAACCCTTCATTGCCTTAACACCTTAGCTTTCTTTCCATTGTGGGCTGACCAgaactgtaatttttttcttctgattttagtCACATTGATACCCCAGCAATGCTATGTAGAGTATCTGACTggtttgccttaaaggaaaaggaaaccccccaaataataataacacccactaccctacatagttcCCCTCGCTGCTTCCCCCtgcataggtgattacccctgaaagtgcccctaattcattactcacatatatgtgcagagtaagcgcatcagagctcatgggcgctatcttccggctcttcggtattcttcgggtcctcttccttccctttggtaGTTTCTGTCACTTTTCACGCATGCACAGTAGCTACAAACCTGAAgactgcccgtgtatggccaaaattatggcaaaattataaatagtattcaaatacaatgttatgattgatcataaaaaatgttattttctcatGTCCGTATATCTTTAATGCCAGCGAAAATGCAAAGGCTGTTGAAGCCGCAGTTCAGGATCATGAACTTAATGTGCAGTATGTTTTAAAGCCTCCGCACTGATTGTCCATTCAGACTAAGCATTTCATTCTGCCTATTTAGCACTTTTGGCTCTAATCCCACTTAATCTAACTTTACCCATGTTATTTTTTAGGGCTCATCCATCATGTTGCAGGATTTGGGAATAGCAATTAAATGGATCATCAGTGGAGGATTTAGTGCTTTTAATGAGGAGGCCTTTATTAATCGAACCGTGAAGGATATTTTGTGGGGCTACGAAGATCCATTCTTGGATTTCCTAAACACATTTCTACCTGGAAGACTTCCCTTCAAGGGaaaatttggctttttttcagatGTAAGCAAAATCACGATTCAGTGGTCTCTGACAATGCAATTTTGCTTCTTTCATAAATAGCAATGCTTCGCTGTTTGGCTTCCTTTCACTGGAAAAGCCTCATAAACCCATTCTTTTCATCTTTTTGCAGTTTAATAACTCTAATACAGGAATATTTACAGTCAATACTGGGATGGATGATATCAGCAAAGTTCAAATGGTAGACAACTGGAATGGGCTCAAAGaggtattttcaaaatgttttactttagcTGATGTGCCTTTATTTAATGGATTTCTTGGCTGACTTTCACTTgtaataatttgaaataaaattgagTAGGTTTAAAGCAggctttcttttaatattttgcaaagtaaaaataaataattcacagGCTGAAATACACCTGTGAAACAACTGGGACAATTCCTGTGGCTATGAGCAGACGGCCTCTTGGCCAAACACGCAGGTCATATGCATTTTGACCATTCACAGAGGTGAATTTTTCCAAATTAATTGGAAACGGGTGAAGTCTTCCTCCTCCCTTACATTCTAAATTTTAATGTTCACCAGTAAAGGCTTTGTCTGACCAGAATGTAATTTTCATACACTTCTATGTGATATTCTACATTGTCTTGTCATAATTCTTCCCTGTTCATATTGCTCTAGATCTGTCCAGGTTTAAGCTGTGTCTTTTTCTTTTAGTACTGTGATGACTGTTCCTTTGTCTTCCCTTCTGAGCAGTGGAGGTTAAGTTAACAAACAAAAACTGTACTAAGGGATagtttaaaaacaacttttttttactgcaagaTGTGCACTTGTGTGTTGTGCTAATTTAATTATTGGGGATAGAAAAGTAGAAACCTTAGCAAATTGCTGCCAATTGTAATTGGACAAATATCACCCTCTGTGATTATAGCAACTTTTAAGATACtaacatttcattaaaaataagGTATCACAAGGCCAATGACACAGTCAAAACTTTATCCTATTTACAATAAATGGTGTTCTATTTATACTTTTCTGTGTGTAAGCGTATTAcacattttaatgtttatttaaatgttgtaatttcctttaattaatttgtGTAACCTATAAAAGGTGATTCTGTGTAACACGTTATACACAGTACATGTTTTGCAGGCTTAGTTTGGTACGTATGTATGTTCTAATATCCCATATTAATGTTAAGTGTCATTATTgatattttctttgaaaaaaaaaaccaaaaacatgttTTAAGTTTCTGTTTGTGTGAAATCATACACcaagaggtccatttatcaaaggtcgaattttgaattcatctgaattttttttttttactctaataaattcgaatatattcacaatttgactgggaggttatttaagaaaaaattctaatgtctaatattcgatcgaatagttccaacctgaaaatttgaatcatattcggacctctgccattgacttatatgtgccattgagtacaagaactcagcaggttttaggtgttggGATACCAGTAATATAGTTTGTAATATATTAGGTTATCTTTTCTTAACCATGTTAATAATAAGATAGCATGATCTTTCAGCTGCATTTACAATTGTTCTGATCCTCTTGAAAGCAATGCAGCTAAACTATGTACTGTCTGGGGCAGAAAGTGTTAGTAAATTATACAGATGTGCAGTTGCAAGCAGACAGACCTTCTGATTTTCCATTAGCATACCCTTCAACCAGTAGATAGAACAGCTGCCACCATCTTGGAGACATTAGATCCCCTTTTAGGAACATTATAAAGAGTCCTTTAAATAGGACCAGCCtgtattttaaattttacattttaatttcataaTAAAATTGCTACACTTTGAGTCCTGTGATTCCACTGATTTGATCCAGCAAAGACTCTGTGAAGTTTTGGATAAAGCGCATCCCAGAGGAAAAGGCCATAAGCACTGAAAATCTGTTTCGCTGCAATGTGATGAGGCCAGAATTTCATGCTCTCTGGTAACAGAATACACTTTAATGTTTGTTTAACCAAGCAGCATGATGGGCAGATTAATTTCCACAACATATTGCCTTGATGATTATACTGTCCTCTGAAAGCGCTTTTGTTTATTACGCTGCAGTGTCCTGATGTTCACTAACCGCAAATGGTCTGCTCTTCTGTCCAACCATTCATCTTAGCTAATGGCATTTGAAGCCATATTTCCAACAGAACATCTTGTTACCTTGCGTGTGCATTTGCATTTGTGTATCTAATATACAGTCTGGCCAAAAAAGTATCTGATATATGATATGTTATCTATCTGACAGAATGTCTGTTTTATAGGTTGATTATTGGAATTCAAATCAAGCAAATATGATCAATGGAACTGCAGGTCAAATGTGGCCTCCTTTCAGGAAACCCTCAGAACCTCTAGAATTTTACAGTCCAGATGCTTGCCGGTAAGAAATCGCCAACTATATGTTTTAAATGGAAACCAAAACATCATAAAATAACGGTGTAAAGAAAGCTACCAATAACATaagtatacattttaattttataaaactaCATTAATGTCAAACAGCCTTTGATCATAAAGCAGGCCATTTAGCATATCCATATCAGATTCCAGTGTGATAATGTAATAAACGGTTTAATGTTTGTGTCAGCTCTAGTATCccgtaacaaccaatcagatgtttgctttcaagcaAGTCACCATGAAATGCTGCCTGCTCATAACTTTCTATGGCTTATGAAACCTCATGTTTCATTTATGTTTACGTTTGTGTGGCAACGGGACATAAACCAAAATTTTGTCCCTGGGGATTTTGTTTAGTTTGGAATGTTCAACCACTTTGCTTTGCACCCagaagatacagtatatgctgaaATTATTATATAGCATATAGTAGTAGCAGTATTGTTGCTTATAATTatagcaccaacattttttacacACAGAATGTTTGTCAttaacatcagtccctgccccagtgaagcatAGATTTGAGGTTTccttcacacacagtagggtcagttttatcaggagccagtgaaCCCAACTgtatgcattttgagaaaaaactgGAGTACAGGATGGAAACCGACTAAATGTCCATAAAATACACTTTATACAGTAAACACATGAAAATGAATAGACTGACACCCGTGTTGATTCCCTTTTCTTTTCAACACCATAGACAGAAGGTTCTTTTTCAAGGACATCAAGGGCAGGCAATAAATCTCAACAGTGGCCCTGACTGTGGCCTCGAGCTTTAGAGTCTTCACACCAGATGATGTACAATGTAACATTGATGTGTTCATTTCAAGGACGTTGGTTCTTTAACTTTTCCCATGATATCATAAGCTTCCAGTTTATAACTTGTTTGCTCAAGGCTATATGGAAAATGTTTAATTGTAGGTAAAAGGGAAAGTTTCTAGTTTATGTTAGATCTAAAGTGTGTAATTCTATAGCTTCCTAGGCAAAAGTTGACCTATGGGTGCCCATTTTGTGTCATCTTTTCAGGTGCCCTGTTTTCTTGTGCCTTATGCAGCTTGATGGtataaatttttgaaatttttgttgTATATAAAAAATTGAACATGACTTTTCTGTAAAAGACTAGGGTCTTTGGAAACACTGAACTGTTTGTTTATTATGTATCATAGGTCAATGAAACTGGTATATGAAAAGGAAGCAGAATTCAGGGGTGTACCAACGTTTCGATACACTGCTCCCAATTACCTGTTTGCCAATGGAACAGACTACCCACCCAATGAGGGATTCTGCCCCTGTGTGGCTTCTGGAGTACAGAACGTCAGCGCTTGTCGATTCAGTGTGTATTTGATATATATTAGTTTTGGTATAGCTCAACATTTACTGAGCACTTTATATTCCCTGACCATCTCAATTTCATACTTGTTCCAAGCAAGCCCAATTTCTGGAGGGGGTGCTGCTTCCTCAGTTTGTTGGAGCAAGACCCATAAATATTGCTGTTTGGGTAGTACTGTCTAGCCTCCTTTATTTTGGGTTACAAATATCTGT from Xenopus laevis strain J_2021 chromosome 1S, Xenopus_laevis_v10.1, whole genome shotgun sequence harbors:
- the scarb1.S gene encoding scavenger receptor class B member 1 isoform X2; protein product: MAGVANKKSIILGVLGVLLVAVGTVLVFLVPIIMEQQVEKNVRIDPTSGFAYEMWRDLPVPFYMSVYIFEVVNHKEMLLGEKPRLEERGPYVYRENKQKQNLTFHENGTVSFVEIRTFHFAPEKSNGKEEDYVIVPNILVLGSSIMLQDLGIAIKWIISGGFSAFNEEAFINRTVKDILWGYEDPFLDFLNTFLPGRLPFKGKFGFFSDFNNSNTGIFTVNTGMDDISKVQMVDNWNGLKEVDYWNSNQANMINGTAGQMWPPFRKPSEPLEFYSPDACRSMKLVYEKEAEFRGVPTFRYTAPNYLFANGTDYPPNEGFCPCVASGVQNVSACRFNAPLFLSFPHFFNADPSFLESVDGLHPTEELHSLFLDLHPLTGIPMNCSIKMQLNMMAKSVSGIMQTGQIKPVILPVLWFAESGYLDGPVYNTYYNILILLPTLLDYLQYVLIGIGLCFITVALVLPFIKQCRKQEQALNDTSGTDDATEYSENSKLLEDQDYGTPQT
- the scarb1.S gene encoding scavenger receptor class B member 1 isoform X1; the protein is MAGVANKKSIILGVLGVLLVAVGTVLVFLVPIIMEQQVEKNVRIDPTSGFAYEMWRDLPVPFYMSVYIFEVVNHKEMLLGEKPRLEERGPYVYRENKQKQNLTFHENGTVSFVEIRTFHFAPEKSNGKEEDYVIVPNILVLGSSIMLQDLGIAIKWIISGGFSAFNEEAFINRTVKDILWGYEDPFLDFLNTFLPGRLPFKGKFGFFSDFNNSNTGIFTVNTGMDDISKVQMVDNWNGLKEVDYWNSNQANMINGTAGQMWPPFRKPSEPLEFYSPDACRSMKLVYEKEAEFRGVPTFRYTAPNYLFANGTDYPPNEGFCPCVASGVQNVSACRFNAPLFLSFPHFFNADPSFLESVDGLHPTEELHSLFLDLHPLTGIPMNCSIKMQLNMMAKSVSGIMQTGQIKPVILPVLWFAESGYLDGPVYNTYYNILILLPTLLDYLQYVLIGIGLCFITVALVLPFIKQDKCFLFWSSNKNVDESQEFKAQKEKLNAPNGIVLLEARL